GCGCTCCCCGACGCCGTCGTCGACGCCGTGGCGCGGGGGATGGCCGAGGCCGACCCGCTCGCCGCGATTCGGTGGGACCTGGAGTGTCCTGCCTGCGGGCACGGCTGGCAGGACGTGTTCGACATCGCCGCTTATTTCTGGGCCGAGATCGAGCGGCACGCGCTCCGGCTGCTCGCCGAAGTCCACCGGCTCGCGCTCGCGTACGGCTGGGCCGAGCGGGACGTGCTCGCCCTCAGCTTCCGGCGGCGCTATCACTACCTCGCTCTCCTGAACGGGTAAGCCGTGGCGACGCACCTCCATACCCTCCTCGCCCGCAGCACGGGCACCGCGAGTGCGATCCGCCCCCGGCGGCTCGCCCGCTTCGAGTCCCCGGCCGACGCATCCCCTGACGCGCTCGGGGAGACCGAGGCTGGGGCAAAGGCTCCCCGATCCGCCGCGCCCGACGCCGCTCCGGCTACGCCGCGCGCCGCGCAACCGTCCGTGCCGGACGCCGCGCCGGGCGCTGTTCCGCCCACGCCGCCGGTCCCGCCGGTCGCCGCCGTTTTGCGAGAGGCCGAGGGGAGAGCAGGGGAGCCCGCTTCCGTTCCCAGAGATCTGTCGCTCGCCGCAGACGCGCGGCCCGCTGATCCACTGCCGGAGCCCGAACGCCCTCGCGTGTCGCCGCGCCCGTCGACGCTCCCCCGAGTCGCTCCGTCCGCCTCGACGAGCGAGGCCACGACGAGCGCCGAGCCTGTGCCAGCCCGCACTGCGCCCGCGCCCTCCAGCGTCCAGCCACCTGCTCGGGCCGCTAGCCCTATCGCGGATCGACCCGAACGCCCCCCGCACGTCGAGCCGCCGCTGCCCGTCGTGTCGATGGTGTCGGTTGAAGAAGCGTCGCTGCCCGGTGCCCACGTGCCGGTCCCGCCGCGGACCGCCGCCGACGCTTCCGCACCGAGCGTATCCGCGCCGATGCTGCGCAAATCCGCCCCGGCGAGCGAAATCCCGTGGTCGCCGCGCGCTGCCGGAAGTCGGGACGCTGCCGCCGAAGCGCCGACGGTCCACGTCCACATCGGGCGGATCGAGGTCCGGGCCGTGCCCCCGCCGACGCCGGTGCGCGCGGCGCGCGAACGGCCGACGCCGGCCCTCACGCTCGACGACTACCTCAGCGGCCGGCAGGCCGACGGACGCGGAGGCCGATCATGAGCAACGCCCTCGCGCTCGCCGCCGTCACGGCCGTGCTGAAAGACCTCCTCGACAACGCGCTCGTCGATCACTCCGTCAACGCCGCCGTCGGGGCGCCCGTTACGGTCACCGCGGTCGCGCCCGACCTCGCGGCGGACGCGAACGGCGGCGCGAAGCTGAACCTCTACCTCCACCGCGTCTCGCCGAACATGGGCTGGCGGAACGTCGGCCTCCCCTCGCGCAGCGGCGACGGGACGCGGCTGACGAACCCGCCACTCGCGCTCGACCTTCACTATCTCCTCACGGCGTACGGCGTCGAGGATTTCCAGGCCGAGATCCTCCTCGGCTACGCGATGCAGCTCTTCCACGAGCGGCCCGTCCTCACGCGCGAGATGATCCGCACGACGCTCGCGCCGACCTCACCCGTCGACGGATCGATCCTGCCCGACGCAGCGGCCGGCCTCGCGGCGGCGGACCTCGCCGAGCAGGTCGAGCTCGTCAAGCTCACGCCGGAGGAGGTGGGCACCGAAGAGCTGTCGCGGTTGTGGACGGCGTTCCAGGCGAGCCACCGCCCGTCGGCGGCGTACCGCGCGTCGGTCGTGCTGATCGAGGCGCGGCGGCCCGCGCGCGCGCCGCTGCCCGTCCTCACGATCGGGCTCTCCGACCGGGGGCCGACCGTCGTGCCCGGCCTCGTGCCGCCGATCCCGACGCTCACCGGCGTCGTCCCGCCGGACCTGAAGCCGAGCGCGTACCTCGGCGAGACCGTCCGCCTCGTCGGGCACGATTTCGCCGGGCCGGACCGGAGCGGGCACGTCGCCGTGTTCGAGCACCAGCGGCTCGACGCGCCGCTCGAAGTGACACCGGGCAGCGTGGCCGATGCCGAACTCGCCGTCCCGCTCGAAATAGCCCCGGCGGCGGACGCGGCGACGTGGCCGGCCGGGATCTACGCCGTCTCCGTCCGGCTCGACGAGGGCGGTACGGAGCGACGGACGAACGTGCTCCCCCTCGCCCTCGCGCCCCGCATCGACTCCGCCGCCGCGAGCACATCTACCGCGACGACGACGTTCACGGTCACCGTCACGCCCGACGTGCTCCCCGCGCAGCGGGCCGAACTCGTCGTCGGAACGCGCACGGCCCCGGCCGCGCCGCACGCCACCGCGACGGACACGCTCACCTTTGAGCTCGACGACGTCGAGGCAGGGACGTACCGGCTCCGGCTCCGCGTCGACGGCGTCGAGAGCGTGCTCGTGGACCGGACGACGACCCCGCCCTCGTTCGTCGGCTCGCAGGAGGTGACGGTATGAATGCGGCGATCGACACGACGTGGGCCGAGGCGAACCAGCGCGCCCTCACGGCGGCGCTCGGCCGGGTCCGCGCCCAGCTATCGCCCGACGAAGGAGGGGAGGAGGCCGGCGATGCGCCCGCTGAGTTCTCGATGGCGGAGCCGCCCGCGTTCGAACGACTCGCCGCGACGTTCGGCCTCTCGCCGTTCGAGCGCGACGTCGTGCTCCTGTGCGCAGGCGTAGAGCTGGAAGCCGCGTTCGCCGCGCGCGTCGCCGAGGCTGGCGGGGCGACGTTCGGCCTCGCGCTCGCGGCCCTGCCCGATGCGCATTGGAGCGCCCTCACGCCGAGCGCGCCGCTCCGCTACTGGCGGCTCGTCCACTTAGGCTCCGGTGACACGCTCGCCGCGACCCCACTCCGCCTCGACGAGCGCGTGCTCCACTTCCTCACCGGCACCGACCCGCTCGACGAACAACTCGAAGGGTTCGTGCAGCCTGTCGCGCCGCCGGCCGGCCTCGTCCCGTCGCACCGAGTCGTGGCCGAGCAGATTCGAGCGGCGTGGGCGAGCGCCGACGCGGCACTGCCCGCCGTCCGCCTCACCGGGTCCGACCCCGTCGCCGTGCTCGGCGTAGCGGCCTCAGCGTGCGCCGCGCTCGGCCTCCCGCTCTACCGCCTCGACGCCGCGAGCATCCCGAACGCCCCGGCCGACGCTGACCTCCTCGCCCGGCTGTGGACGCGCGAGGCCGCACTCCGCCGCGCCGCCCTCTTCCTCGACGCCGACGGGCTCGACGCCGACGACGCGCGACAGCGCACGGTCCGATTCCTCGACGCTGTCGGCGGCCCCGTCCTGCTCTCCGGCGACGTGATTCTCCGCCACCCGGCGCTCGTGTTCGACGTGCCGCGCCCGCGCCGGGCGGAGCAGCAGGCGTGGTGGATTGCCACGCTCGGACCCGCTGGCGAGCGGCTCAACGGGCAGCTCGGCGAGATCACGGCGCAGTACGACCTGCCGACCGCTGCCATCGAAGCGGCGAGCCTGCGCGGGCTGGCGCTCGCCGACGGCGGCGTGCCGCTCCCCGACGCGCTCCGCACGGCGTGCCGCAGCCAAGCCCGGCAGCGGACCGACGGGCTCGCCCACCGCATCGAGCCCGTCGCGACGTGGGACGACCTCGTCCTGCCCGAGCCGCAGCAGCAGCTCCTGCACGACCTCGCGGTGCACGCCCGGCAGCGCGTCCGCGTCCACGAGACGTGGGGTTTCGCCGCCCGGTCGTCGCGCGGGCTCGGCATCACCGCGCTCTTCTCCGGGCCGAGCGGGACGGGCAAGACGCTCGCTGCCGAAGTCGTCGCCCACACGCTCGGGCTCGACCTGCTCCACGTCGATCTCAGCCGGGTCGTGAGCAAGTACATCGGCGAGACGGAGAAGAACCTGGGGCGCGTGTTCGACGCCGCCGAGGTGGGCGGGGCCGTGCTCCTCTTCGACGAGGCCGACGCGCTCTTCGGCAAGCGGAGCGAGGTGAAGGACAGCCACGACCGCTACGCGAACCTCGAAGTCAGCTACCTCCTGCAGCGGATGGAGGCGTACCGCGGCCTCGCCATCCTCACGACGAACCTCAAGAAATCGCTCGACGACGCCTTCCAGCGCCGCCTCCGCTTCGTCGTCCCGTTCCCGCTCCCCGACGCCGCGCACCGCGCCGCGATCTGGCAGCGCGCCTTCCCGCCCGAGACGCCGACGGAGGGCCTCGACGTGGCGGCCCTCGCCCGGCTCAACGCGACGGGCGGGACGATCCGCAACATCGCCCTCCACGCCGCCTTCCTCGCCGCCGACGCCGACGAGCCCGTGCGCATGACGCACCTCCTCGCCGCCGCGCGCCGCGTCTACGCCAAGAACGAAACGACCCTCACCGACCACGAACTCCGAGGCTGGGCATGACCACGCCGACCGACACGCCGAACGTCGTCCTCCACATCGACCGCCTCGTGCTTCACGGGTTCGAGCACGTCGACCGCGCCCGCCTCGGCCGCGCCGTCGAGGCCGAGTTAACGCGGCTCGTCGCCGAACGCGGCATCGCCCCGGCGCTCGCCGCCGACGCGCGGCACCCCAGGATCGACGGCGGCCGGATCGACGCGGCGTCGGACACGCCCACGCCTCGCCTCGCCACTCTCATCGCCCGCTCCGTACACGGAGGATTGTCCTCATGAAAACGCCTGCCCAGCACGCATCCAACACGCCGACCTCGTACATCCCTGTCCGCCAACCGACCCTGCAGCGAAAGTGCGCCTGCGGCGGTACGCCCGGACCGACCGGCGAATGCGCCGAATGCCGCAGGAAGCGCCTCGCCCGTGAGCGACGCTCCGGGTCGCCAGAGAGACAGGCCCCGGGGATCGTCGAGGAAGTCGTGCGCACCCCCGGCCAGCCTCTGGACGCAACGCTTCGGCATGCCATGGAGCGCCGGCTGGGCCACGACTTCAGCCACGTCCGCGTCCACGCTGACGCGAAGGCAGACGCCTCAGCCCAAGCGATCGGCGCGCTGGCGTACACCGTCGGGGGGCATGTGGTCTTCGCGCAGGGCGCTTTCGCGCCGCATACGCAGGCCGGACGGACGTTGCTCGCCCACGAGCTAGTGCACGTGGCGCAGCAGGGCTCGGCACCGCAAGCGAGCGGACGGCTCGAAGTGGCACCTGCCCATGACGCGGCCGAGGCCGAGGCGGAGCGCGTCTCCCAGGCATCCGCGCGGATGCCCAGCGCGCTACCGGACTACCTCCAACCCGTCGCCTCGGGCGAACGCCCCTCCGGCGCGACGTTCCGCGATGCCTTCAACGACTTCCGCCAGCACCACGCCCCAGGGAGCCTTCGTGCGCACGGGGCGCGTCTCGGCGAAGCCAGCGCTTCTTCCGTCGCCGAGCGGACACCGCTGAATCAGGTCCGGCGGATGTCTCGGGGGGGCAGTCCCTTCTGCGTCGTGACGCGGCAGGCCTCCTACATGACGATTACTGCCGATGACCGGGCCGACGCGGAAGCGAAGCTCCGCCGCAACGTGATCTACGGCGGAGGCGGTGCTTTCGTGTGCCACGCAGGAGCCTGTGAGAATGAGAATGGCACCTTCCCGTCGGACAACGAAAACTGCGACAGCTAGCCGCCCGACCCACCGACCGGTCCTTCAGCTACGGGAGGATGCCTATGTCTAATTACCTGCTCGAACTATCCGACGACGCCCTGGAACGGCTCGAATCGCTGCGAACGTTGCTTCCTGATGTCCGCGCCTTCGTTCGTGACCACACCCCGAAGCACTGGCCGATGCTCACCGACGTGATCGAGTCGGCCATGGACGAGCCCCTCGAGCCGCCCGCCGTGCTGCCCCTGGCCAGTTGTAGCGCGGTGGGCGGCGATCCGGCTGCCGCCGTACCCGTGAGCGCCGCCTGGACCGTGCTCGGCATGGCCATCAGAGTCCTCGACGACGTCCAAGACCAGGACCGCAGCGATGCCCTCTGGGCGCAGGTCGGACCCGCCCGCGCGTTCAACCTGAGCGCCGGCCTCTTCTCACTCAGCCTCCGGCTACTCGCGGAGGGCTATGAGCCAGAGGTGCACCAACGCCTCGCTCGCGTGTTCACCGGGGAAGGACTCCGGCTGGCAGCCGGGCAAGACCGCGACCTCCAGGGAGCCGCACCGTCGCTGGAGGAGCACTGGCAGACGTTCGAGGAAAAGAACGCCCGCGCGTTCGTCCTCGCTTGCGAGGCGGGTGCGCACTGCGGCACCCAGGAGCCCTCCTCCGTTCGTGCATGCGCGCAGTACGGTCTCCACCTCGGCAACGTCCTCCAAGTGTTCGACGACGTGCAGGGGCTATGGGCCCCGGACGGGGTAGGCGATCTCGCCATCGAGAAGGCGACGCTGCCCCTTTACTACGGCCTCAGCTTCGAGCACGACGACCGCGACCGACTCGCGGCTTGGAAGGACGCGGGGGTACTGCACGAGAACGCGCCAGCAGTGGTCGCCATTTTGGACCGTCTCGACGCCCGTGCATTCATGATGTGGACGGCGCTGCAAGAGCGGACCCGTGCGTACGACGCGCTGGTGCCTTGCCCCGGAGTAGCAGGAACGCAGGCGCTTCGCGCCTACGTGACGGTTCCGTTCGCCGAACTCGAATCCCTCGTCCAGCCGATCGCCCTCGGGTAACTACTCATTCCTCGCGTTATGACCGGATTTACTCGCTCCCCCCGCGTGCAGAAAGGCGCGATCATCGGGCTCGACCCGATCAACCCGCTGGCGAGCGTGATCGTCTTCCAGTACAACCCGGAGACGCTCACGCGCACGCTCACCGCGCAGACGGCGCAAGAGGGCGGGAGCCCGTCCGCCGCGCTCCGCCTCAAGGCGCCGCCGAAGGAGGAGATCCGCGCCGAGATCGAGCTCGACGCGACGGACCAACTCGAAGCGGGCGACGGGCTGGCGGCGAGCGCCGGCATCTATCCCCAGCTGGCGGCGCTGGAGATGCTGCTCTACCCGAAGTCGGCGCTCGTGATCGCGAACGAGGTGCTCAAGGCGGTGGGGGTGATCGAGGTCGTGCCGCCGGAGAGCCCGCTGACGCTGTTCGCGTGGGGGATTAAGCGCGTGCTCCCCGTCCGCATCACCGGCTTCACGATCACCGAGGAGACCTTTGACCCCGACCTCAACCCGATCCACGCGAGCGTGAGTCTCTCGATGAGCGTGCTCTCGTACTACGACCTCGGCCTGCTCAGCCCCGGCGGCGCGCTCTACCTCGGCCACCAAATCGCCAAAGAAGTGCTGGCGACGGCCCACGGCGCATCGAACGTCGCCGGAGCCCTCACGGGCGGCATCGCCCTTTAAATAAGTATGGGAGCGTGGGGGTATGGGCGTGTGAGAGTGGCCCGAAGCTGACCGACTGCCTTGTCTCTGTACTCCCCGACTCAGACCCTCTTTTAAACCATGTTCGACCCTGACAGCCGCTACACTCCGCTCGACACGGCGACGCACGTCACGACCGACCGCGACGGTCGCGTGCGCGAGGTCCGCTACGTCCGCCGCCGCTTCATCCCCCGCCACGACGCCGTCACCCCACTCGTCGAACACGCCGTCGTCGAGGGCGACCGGCTCGATAACGTGACGGCGCGCTACCTCGGCGACCCGCTCCAGTTCTGGCGGGTCTGCGACGCAAACCACGTCCTCCACCCGACCGAGCTGACCGACGAAATCGGCCGCCCGATCGTCATCACTCTGCCCTCGCTCTAGCTCCCGCTGCCCGATGCTCGCCTCCCTTCTCGGCACCCGACTCGTCCTCCTCGTTGGGGACACCGTCCCGCTCCCGGCGGGGCCGGACGTGGTGGACGCGCTCGAGACGGCGGAGGTGACGCAGGACGCGGATGGGCGTGATGGCTTCCAGCTCACGTTCCGCGTGGCGAAGGGGCCGACGCTCGACTACCCGCTGCTCCAGCGCGGCACGCTCGCCCCGATGAAGCGCGTCGTCGTCGCCGTCGCACTCGGCGTCGTGCCTGAGGTGCTGATCGACGGCGTGATCACGCACCACCAGCTCGCCCCGAGCAACGAGCCGGGCGGCACCCTCCTCACCGTGACCGGGCGCGACCTCGGCACCGTGCTCGACCTCGAAGAGAAGAACGCGAAGTATCCGAACCAGCCGGACTTCCTCATCTTCTCGCGTATCATCGCGGGCTACGCCCAGTACGGCCTCGTCCCCGTCCCGACGCCCACGGCGGACCTTCCCATCGAGCTCGAACGCGTCCCGCGCCAGCAGGAAACCGACTTCACGTTCATCCAACGGCTCGCCGCGCGGAACGGCTACGTGTTCTACATCGAGCCGGTCACGCTCGGCGTGAACACGGCGTACTTCGGGCCGGAGAACCGGCTGAGCCTGCCGCAGCGCGCCCTCACGATGGGGATGGGCGCGGCGACGAACGTCGAGCAACTCGGCTTCCAGCACGACGCGCTCGCGCCGGTCGGGACGACGGGGACGTTCGTCGAGCCGTTCCTCAAGCTCGCGCTCCCGATCCCGCCGCTGCCGTCGCTGAAGGTGCCGCCGCTCGCGGCGTTCCCGTCGCCCGCGCGGCGGACGCGGCTCACCCGTGAGACGGCGAACCAGACGCCGCTGAAGGCCGCGACGACGGCGCTCGCAGCGGCGTCGAACACGCCGGACGCCGTCACCGGCTCCGGCACGCTCGACGGGACGCGCTACGGCGGCGTGCTGCGGGCGCGGCGGCTCGTCGGCGTACGCGGGGCGGGGCTGTCGTACGACGGGTTCTACTATGTCCGCCGCGTTACGCACCGCCTCGAACGCGGACGTTACACGCAGTCGTTCACGATCAGCCGCGAGGGCACGGGGGCGACGCTCCCGGTCGTCGTGCCCTGAACTCCATTTCCCATGCCTCAGCAATCCTTTTTCGGCAAGTACCGCGGCGTCGTCACCGACGTCAACGACCCGCTCATGACGGGCCGCGTGAAGGCGAAGGTGCCGGACGTGATGGGCGACGAGGAGAGCGGATGGGCGCTGCCGTGCGCGCCGTTTGGCGGGCAGCAGACGGGGTTCTTCGCGCTCCCCGCCGTCGGCGCGGGCGTGTGGATCGAGTTCGAGCACGGCGACCCGGACTACCCGATCTGGGCGGGCTGCTGGTGGGGCTCGGCCGCCGAGGTGCCGCCGCTGCTCCTCGCCCCGCCGTATAAAAAGGTCATGGTCGTCACCGAAGGTGGCCACGCCGTCACGCTCGACGATACGCCCGGCGTCGGCGGGATCACGCTCGAAACGTCGACGGGGCAGAAGGTCGTCCTCAGCGCGCTCGGCGTCGAGATCGACAACGGGATGGGCGCGACGATCAAAATGACGGGGCCGCAGGTGTCCGTCAACGGCGGCGCGCTCGACGTGATTTAGACCAACCACACGCTACTTCCATGCCTGGCTTTCTCCTCCATCAGGGTGCGACGGTGCTCTGCCTCCACGGCGGGCAGGCGCAAGCGACGGCGCCGAGCCCGCGCGTGCTCGTCGGGAATCAGCCCGTCGTCACGCAGTCGGCCCCGCACACTGTGGCGGGCTGCCCGTTCGTGTCGGGCTCGAACCCGATGCCGTGCGTGACGGCGCAGTGGGTGACGGCGGCGACGCGCGTGCTCGTCGGCGGCGTGCCGGTGCTCTTGCAGGACAGCCAGGCCGTGTGCGTGCCCAATGGCACCGGCGTCACGATCGCCGTCACGCAAGTCCGGGTGAAAGCGATTTAGAAGAGAGAACCATGATCCACGTCGACTTCCCGTTCCGCATCGATGGCCGAGGCCGCACTGCCCTCGCAGGGGAGGACGCCCACCTCCGCAACCTCATCGAGCAGGTCCTCTTCACCACGCCCGGCGAGCGCGTCAACCGGCCGACGTTCGGGAGCGGCCTGCTCCAACTCGTCTTCGCGCCCAACAGCGACGTGCTCGCGGGCGTCGTCGAGACGACGGTGCGGGCGGCGCTCCAGCAGCACCTCGCCGACCTCGTCGAAGTGCAGGCCGTCTCGGTGAAGAGCGAGGACGGCCGGCTCGACGTGACAGTACAGTACGTCGTGCGGCGGACGCAGAACGTCGCCGTCGCACAATTCAGCCGGAGGGTGGGATGACGGTCTATTCCTGCGAGAACGAGCGCCGCCTCCAGCGTGTGGACGCCCACGCCACGCTGAACGGGATCGCGTACCTCGAAGTCGTCGACGGCGCGCTCTACTTCGACTTCGTTGGGACGCCGCCGCCGAGCGAGGACCTCCGGCAGCGAACGCTCCTCGTGCACGTCGTCAAGCCGCTCGCGGGGTCGCTCGGTGCCGTGAACGTCCGCATCGAAGCGCCGCCGCGCGCCGCGCCGGTGCAGGTGGCGTGGGCGCGTCGCGCCGCCGATGCCGCCGATCTCCGAGCCGAGGGGCGGATCTCCTCGCGCGAGCGCGACTTCCTCCTCGCCCTGCCCGAGCCGGAGCAGGTGCTCGTCGTGCGGACGACGGCGACGGGCGATTTCTCGACCTACACCCTCCGCCTCGTCACGTCCGTGACGGACGACGGGCCGCCGGACCCGTTCGACGTCCGTCTCGCGGCGCTCCGGTTCTCGTTCAAGGTCGCCTGTCCGAGCGAGTTCGACTGCGCGGTGGAGCCCGCGTGCCCGCCGCCGGACCTCACGACTCCGCACATCGACTACCTCGCGAAGGACTACGCGAGCTTCCGCCGGCTCCTCCTCGACCGGCTCAGCGTGGTGATGCCGGGGTGGACCGACCGGAGCGCGGCCGACCTCCAGATCGCCCTCGTCGAACTCCTCGCTTACGTCGGCGACCACCTCAGCTACGCGCAGGACGCGGTTGGGACGGAGGCGTACCTCGGCACGGCCCGTCGCCGCGTCTCGCTCCGGCGCCACGCCCGCCTCCTCGACTACGCCGTCCACGAGGGCTGCAATGCGAGGGCGTGGGTCCACGTCACCGCCGGCAGCGCGGCGCCGCCCGTGCTGCCCGCCCGCACCGTGCTCCGCACGCGCGGCGAAGACGGCCTCGTCTTCGAGACGATGCACGACCTCGACCTCCGTGCCGTCCACAACCGGATCGATTTTTACACGTGGGAGGACGAGGCGTGCTGCCTCGCCGCCGGTGCGACGCGCGCGACGCTCCTCAGCCGCGAGGACCCGACGACCGGCGTCCCGCTCGCCCTCGGCCCCGGCGACGTGCTCGTGTTCGAGGAAACGATCAGCCCGACGACCGGCCTCGCCGCCGATGCCGACCCGGCCCACCGCCACGCCGTCCGCCTCACCGACGCCGTACTCACGACGGACGCGCTCACGGGGGCCGAGGTCGTCGAGGTCGCGTGGCACGAGGGCGATGCGCTCCCGTCCGCGCTCTGCCTCTCGGCGCGCGTCGTCGCCGGCGGCGCGTTCGACGTGGTCCCGACGAGCGTCGCGCGCGGGAATGTCGTCCTCGCCGATCAGGGCGCGACGGTCGAGACGGACGACGTCGTGCCGCTCGAACCGGCGGTCGTGCCGGCGGGGCGGTACCGGCCGAGGTTGCCGTATCCCGTCGTCACGTTCGCCGAGCCGTACCGCCACGACGCGGCGGTGCGGGAGCCAGCATCGGCGGCGCTCGCGCAGGACCCCCGCGCGGCGCTCCCTTCGCAGCTCCGGCTCGACGGCGGCGAGACGTGGGTGCCGCAGCGCGACCTCCTCGGTAGCGGCCGGTTCGCGTCCGAGTTTGTCGTCGAGGTCGAGCGCGACGGGCGGGCGACGCTGCGCTTCGGCGACGACGTGCGGGGGAAGGCGCCGTCGGCGGGGAGCGCGTTCACGGCGCGCTACCGCGTGGGCAACGGGCCGGCGGGGAATGTCGGGGCCGGGGCGATCCGCGAGGCCGTCGGCGTCGCCGGGATCGACGCGGTGCGGAACCCGCTCGCGGCGACGGGCGGGACGGCGGCCGAGAGTATGGAGGAGGTGCGGCAGTTCGCGCCGCAGGCGTTCCGCACGCAGCAGCGCGCCGTCACCGAGGCCGACTACGCCGCCGTCGCCGAGCAGTTTGCGGGCGTGCAGAAAGCGGCGGCCCGCTTCCGCTGGACCGGGAGCTGGACGACGGTCTTCGTCACCGTCGACCGTACGGGCGGCCTCCCCGTCGACCCCGCGTTCGAAACAGCGATCCGCGCCCACCTCGACCGCTTTCGCCTCGCGGGTTACGACCTCGAGATCGACGACCCCGTGTTCGTCCCGCTCGACATCGTGCTCGACGTGTGCGCCGCGCCGGGCTACTTCCGCAGCGATGTCAAGCGGGCGCTGCTCCGCTCGCTCAGCAGCCGCGACTTCCCCGACGGGCAACGCGGCTTCTTCCACCCGGACCGCTTCACGTTCGGGCAGCCCGTCTACCTCAGCCAACTCTACGAAGCCGCCCTCGCCGTCGAAGGCGTGGCCTCGGTCGAGGTCCGCAGGTTCCAGCGCTACAACGCGCGGCCCGACGGCGAACTGGAGGCGGGTGTGCTGCAACCCGCTGCGCTCGAAGTGATCCGGCTCGACAACGATCCGAGCGCGCCCGAGGATGGCAAGCTCGCCGTGGAGGTGGCGGGAGGCTTATGAGCACGAACGTCGATACACGCCCTTGCGGCTGCTGCGAAGGCATCGCCCCGCTCACGCCCGCCTCCGTCGAGAACCGGCCGGGGCTGTCGGCGCTCGCCTACCGCGTCGGCATCCACCCGCAGTTCGAGCAGGCGATGCACGTCGCGCTCGGGCGGCAGTCCGTCGACGACACCCGTCCCCTCGCCGACCTCGCCACGCGCGACAACAACGACCCCGCGCTCGCCCTCATCGACGGATGGGCGACGGTGCTCGACGTGCTGACGTTCTATCAGGAGCGGATCGCCAACGAGCACTACCTCCGCACGGCGACGGAGCGGCGGTCTGTCCTCGAACTCGCCCGGCAGATCGGCTACGAGCTCGACCCCGGCGTGGCGGCGGGGACGGTCCTCGCGTTCGCGCTCGAAACCGCGCTCGGCGCACCCGGCGTGGCGCGGATCCCCGTCGGGACGCGGGCGCAGAGTGTGCCGGGGCAAGACGAGCGCCCGCAGACGTTCGAGACGACGGAGGAGATCGAGGGGCGGGCGGCGTGGAACGCGATGCGTGCTCGGACGGCCGAGCCGTACACGCCCGGCATGCGCGCCCGCACGCTCTACCTCGCCGGCGTCACGACGAACCTCCGCAAAGGTGATGCGCTTCTCCTCGTCGGCGACGAGCGCGTGGGCGATCCCGGCAACGAGAATTGGGACGTGCGCCGTGTTAACACGCTCGTCCTCGACCGGGACCGGAACCTCACCATCGTCGGGCTCGACCGGCCGCTCGGTTCCGTCGTGCCCTATGTCCGGCCGGCAGCACAGCCCCGCGTCTACGCCCTCCGCACGCGCGCCGCCGTCTTCGGCTACAACGCACCAGATTGGCGTGCGATGCCGGCGGAGATCAAGCGCGTCTACCCCGGCACCGCCGATGGCGAGTGGCAGGGCCTCACGCTCTCCGGCATCGCCAACGACACTGAGGATGCCGACCGCACGCTCTACCTCGACACGGCGTATCCGCAGATCGTGCCCGACAGCTGGGTCGTCGTCGCGACGAAGGAATACGCCGAGGTGTACCGCGTCGAG
This is a stretch of genomic DNA from Rhodothermales bacterium. It encodes these proteins:
- a CDS encoding GPW/gp25 family protein; translation: MHVDFPFRIDGRGRTALAGEDAHLRNLIEQVLFTTPGERVNRPTFGSGLLQLVFAPNSDVLAGVVETTVRAALQQHLADLVEVQAVSVKSEDGRLDVTVQYVVRRTQNVAVAQFSRRVG
- a CDS encoding putative baseplate assembly protein; this encodes MTVYSCENERRLQRVDAHATLNGIAYLEVVDGALYFDFVGTPPPSEDLRQRTLLVHVVKPLAGSLGAVNVRIEAPPRAAPVQVAWARRAADAADLRAEGRISSRERDFLLALPEPEQVLVVRTTATGDFSTYTLRLVTSVTDDGPPDPFDVRLAALRFSFKVACPSEFDCAVEPACPPPDLTTPHIDYLAKDYASFRRLLLDRLSVVMPGWTDRSAADLQIALVELLAYVGDHLSYAQDAVGTEAYLGTARRRVSLRRHARLLDYAVHEGCNARAWVHVTAGSAAPPVLPARTVLRTRGEDGLVFETMHDLDLRAVHNRIDFYTWEDEACCLAAGATRATLLSREDPTTGVPLALGPGDVLVFEETISPTTGLAADADPAHRHAVRLTDAVLTTDALTGAEVVEVAWHEGDALPSALCLSARVVAGGAFDVVPTSVARGNVVLADQGATVETDDVVPLEPAVVPAGRYRPRLPYPVVTFAEPYRHDAAVREPASAALAQDPRAALPSQLRLDGGETWVPQRDLLGSGRFASEFVVEVERDGRATLRFGDDVRGKAPSAGSAFTARYRVGNGPAGNVGAGAIREAVGVAGIDAVRNPLAATGGTAAESMEEVRQFAPQAFRTQQRAVTEADYAAVAEQFAGVQKAAARFRWTGSWTTVFVTVDRTGGLPVDPAFETAIRAHLDRFRLAGYDLEIDDPVFVPLDIVLDVCAAPGYFRSDVKRALLRSLSSRDFPDGQRGFFHPDRFTFGQPVYLSQLYEAALAVEGVASVEVRRFQRYNARPDGELEAGVLQPAALEVIRLDNDPSAPEDGKLAVEVAGGL